From Elusimicrobiales bacterium, a single genomic window includes:
- a CDS encoding DNA modification methylase, translating into MLKPEYIPVGKIKPNPQNPRVIKDEAFKRLCASLCEDRDYFEARPILVNKDMVIFAGNQRYRAAVEIGMKEVPVIVMDNPEMEAKRMLRDNISAGDWDMDILANDFDADFLRDVGFSDDELGALGNESLLDEDKLDEVPDKPETAITKPGDLWLLGDHRLLCADSTSNAAIARLMGGAKADMIFTDPPYGIAYVGKTKKRLTIQNDAMSDADFSAFLGKAFSAMRKVCDGGTPYYVCHADGKTMLFRQALMDNGFEVKQTVIWAKQSFVLGRQDYQWQHEPILYGWAAGASHKWYGGRAETTVWEINRPTRSEEHPTMKPVELCARAIRNSSRKDDTVLDLFGGSGSTLIACEHTGRKACLCEIDLLYTDVIVKRWEQATGKKAEVQHAA; encoded by the coding sequence ATGCTTAAGCCGGAATATATCCCCGTCGGCAAAATCAAACCCAACCCGCAAAATCCGCGCGTTATCAAGGACGAGGCGTTCAAGCGTTTGTGCGCCAGCCTCTGTGAAGACCGCGATTATTTTGAAGCGCGGCCCATACTCGTCAACAAAGACATGGTGATATTCGCGGGTAATCAGCGTTACCGCGCCGCCGTAGAAATCGGCATGAAGGAAGTGCCGGTTATCGTGATGGACAACCCGGAAATGGAAGCCAAGCGGATGCTGCGCGACAACATATCGGCGGGCGACTGGGACATGGATATACTTGCCAACGATTTTGACGCTGACTTCCTGCGCGATGTCGGGTTCTCGGACGACGAGTTAGGTGCGCTCGGCAACGAATCATTGCTGGACGAGGACAAGTTGGACGAAGTACCTGACAAGCCGGAGACAGCTATCACCAAGCCCGGCGACCTGTGGTTGCTTGGCGACCATCGCCTGCTTTGCGCTGATTCAACCAGCAACGCTGCCATTGCCCGCCTGATGGGCGGTGCCAAGGCCGACATGATATTCACCGACCCGCCGTATGGTATCGCCTATGTCGGCAAAACCAAGAAACGCCTGACAATACAGAACGACGCGATGTCCGACGCGGACTTCAGCGCCTTCCTCGGCAAAGCGTTCAGCGCCATGCGTAAGGTCTGCGATGGCGGGACGCCTTATTATGTGTGCCACGCGGACGGCAAGACGATGCTGTTCCGGCAGGCGCTCATGGACAACGGCTTTGAGGTCAAACAGACCGTTATCTGGGCCAAACAGAGCTTTGTGCTGGGCAGACAGGACTATCAGTGGCAGCACGAGCCGATACTGTACGGCTGGGCGGCAGGCGCAAGTCACAAGTGGTATGGCGGACGGGCAGAGACCACCGTCTGGGAAATCAACCGTCCCACGCGCAGTGAGGAACACCCGACCATGAAGCCCGTGGAGCTTTGCGCCCGCGCGATACGCAACAGCAGCCGCAAGGACGACACAGTGCTGGACCTCTTCGGCGGGTCAGGCAGCACGCTCATTGCGTGCGAGCATACTGGACGCAAAGCCTGCCTCTGCGAGATAGACCTTTTATACACCGATGTCATAGTCAAACGCTGGGAGCAGGCGACGGGCAAGAAGGCCGAGGTGCAGCATGCCGCATAA
- the rmuC gene encoding DNA recombination protein RmuC, giving the protein MTILLLSLVLAMMAYLIWKVVPEFRNNLKEDMDKYATQASELKNAITMGLTTNVDKTQEKLDAIRNVVDTKMASALEANTQLIKTTLESVQNVQTTTLSDMGKQLGEVKRATQEAINSFQTKLDTNLAESRGSLSSNLKTNTDTVQGTLDRLKGELKNELQQLLASNQKTMGDLQKSVEEKFTAMQKSNEERLEKMRQTVDEKLQGTLEKRLGESFRTVSEQLEKVHSGLGEMKNLATDVGGLKRVLSNVKARGVLGEIQLENILEQILAKGQYDKNVQVKSDSAERVEYAVILPGSDSNKVVLPIDAKFPRESYERLLNAFDKGDVAEIEEEKKKLLSAVKKSAKDIHDKYINPPTTTDFALLFLPIEGLYAEVLRYPDIMEELQRQYHVILSGPTTLIAILNSFRMGFKTMAIEQRASEVWQILEAVKTEFQKFGGVLDKVKKQLATATKTIDETSTRTRVMERKLKQVEQLPEAEAAKVLELASIPEELEPAVENMAPETTPDDDMPF; this is encoded by the coding sequence ATGACGATATTACTACTATCTCTGGTTTTAGCAATGATGGCTTACTTGATTTGGAAAGTTGTGCCCGAGTTTCGAAATAATCTTAAAGAAGATATGGATAAATATGCCACTCAAGCTAGCGAATTGAAAAACGCAATCACGATGGGTCTTACAACAAATGTCGACAAAACTCAAGAAAAACTAGATGCTATCCGCAATGTTGTAGACACCAAAATGGCATCTGCGCTAGAAGCAAATACTCAATTGATTAAAACAACTTTGGAAAGCGTTCAAAATGTACAAACAACCACACTCTCCGATATGGGCAAGCAGTTGGGCGAAGTTAAACGCGCGACACAGGAGGCCATCAATAGTTTTCAGACAAAGCTAGATACAAACCTTGCAGAATCGCGAGGCTCGCTTTCCTCCAATTTGAAAACAAACACTGACACGGTTCAGGGCACACTGGATAGACTTAAGGGTGAGCTAAAAAACGAATTGCAGCAGTTGCTGGCATCAAATCAAAAAACAATGGGCGACCTGCAAAAGAGTGTTGAAGAAAAATTTACAGCCATGCAAAAAAGCAATGAGGAGCGACTGGAGAAAATGCGCCAAACGGTTGATGAAAAACTTCAGGGCACTTTAGAGAAAAGGCTTGGGGAATCCTTCAGAACCGTAAGCGAACAGCTTGAAAAGGTGCATAGTGGTTTAGGGGAGATGAAAAACCTAGCAACCGATGTCGGCGGATTAAAACGAGTACTCTCTAATGTTAAAGCGCGCGGAGTTCTTGGGGAAATACAACTTGAGAATATACTAGAGCAGATATTGGCCAAGGGACAATATGATAAAAATGTCCAAGTAAAATCTGATTCTGCGGAACGCGTAGAATACGCTGTTATTTTGCCCGGCAGCGATTCAAATAAAGTTGTTTTACCGATTGATGCAAAATTCCCAAGGGAAAGTTACGAAAGACTTCTCAATGCTTTTGATAAAGGCGATGTCGCGGAAATTGAAGAGGAAAAGAAAAAATTATTATCTGCTGTAAAAAAATCCGCGAAAGACATCCATGATAAATATATAAATCCGCCCACCACAACAGATTTTGCTTTATTATTCCTCCCCATAGAAGGTTTATACGCGGAGGTGTTAAGATATCCAGATATTATGGAAGAATTGCAACGACAATATCATGTAATTCTTTCTGGCCCAACCACTCTTATTGCGATACTCAATAGTTTTAGAATGGGTTTCAAAACTATGGCTATTGAACAGCGCGCAAGTGAAGTCTGGCAGATTTTGGAAGCGGTCAAAACCGAATTTCAAAAGTTCGGTGGAGTGCTGGATAAAGTAAAAAAGCAACTTGCTACTGCCACCAAAACAATTGATGAAACAAGCACAAGAACTAGAGTAATGGAACGCAAGCTAAAGCAGGTTGAACAGTTGCCGGAAGCAGAAGCAGCAAAAGTTTTAGAATTAGCATCTATACCAGAAGAGTTAGAGCCAGCAGTTGAGAACATGGCACCAGAAACTACTCCAGATGACGACATGCCGTTCTAG
- a CDS encoding phage/plasmid primase, P4 family — MIEQALAYAARGWAVLPCKGKIPLTPHGYKDASKEAEAVKRLFANHYANIGIATGKVSGIFVLDIDIKNGAGGAESLAELEREYGALPSTVEAKTCSGGRHLYFRYPEQGIGCKTGIRKGIDVRGDGGYVVAPPSVIDGKSYDWLTGPDAPIADAPAWLLDILSPKDKTPDLSDKDALITQNRNNTLMLMGVNLRKMGLEQAEIEKNLQSINAARCSPPLDKAEVSKIARSVSRYDKDGNLSGPLTDTWNAQFLYSGYGGELRYCDALGGWFIWDGTRWQKDEAFQIMKLAQSAVLDMRGKAKSANDKDLAKHAVRCEAESRLKAMVNLVRCEDGITVTPDTFDGDVYLLNCRNGTLDLRTGELRPHSKTDYITRRLELDYKPEAQCPEWLKFLDSVFLGDKEIIGFMQKAVGYSLSGSMKEQCVFILYGVGMNGKSTFLKHIYRLLGEYAMNTPATTLMEKYGESIPNDVARLKGARFVTSIESGKGRALAEAQIKQLTGDDPISARFLHREFFDFFATFKIFLATNHKPNISGTDKGIWRRIMTIPFEKVITPEERDAVLDDKLAKEYEGILAWAAQGFKLWQKDGLGEVAKIAQATNEYREESDIIGNFITENCVVAEGQQVSASEILKAIQLWAKDGGMRSIKRTEFIDYMQKRGFKRDRITGGKTCWFGITLKGSEQETLPMDNGGYEPDADERPF; from the coding sequence ATGATAGAGCAAGCGTTGGCTTATGCGGCAAGAGGCTGGGCGGTATTGCCTTGCAAGGGCAAGATACCGCTAACGCCGCATGGCTATAAAGATGCCTCAAAAGAAGCGGAAGCGGTGAAGCGGCTGTTCGCAAATCACTACGCGAATATCGGCATAGCCACCGGCAAAGTGTCCGGCATTTTCGTGCTGGATATAGACATCAAAAACGGCGCGGGCGGCGCGGAATCGCTTGCGGAACTGGAGCGTGAATACGGCGCGTTGCCGTCCACCGTGGAGGCCAAGACCTGTTCCGGCGGGCGGCATCTGTATTTCCGCTATCCCGAGCAGGGCATAGGCTGCAAGACCGGCATCCGCAAGGGTATCGACGTGCGCGGCGACGGCGGTTATGTGGTCGCGCCGCCAAGCGTTATTGATGGCAAGTCCTACGACTGGCTCACCGGGCCGGATGCGCCGATAGCCGACGCTCCGGCATGGCTGCTGGATATTCTTTCGCCCAAGGATAAAACGCCCGACCTGTCCGACAAAGACGCGCTCATCACGCAGAACCGCAACAACACGCTTATGCTGATGGGGGTGAACCTGCGGAAAATGGGTCTTGAGCAAGCCGAGATAGAGAAGAACCTCCAGTCCATAAACGCGGCTCGTTGTTCGCCGCCGCTGGACAAGGCCGAGGTTTCCAAAATCGCCAGAAGCGTGTCCCGCTACGACAAGGACGGCAATTTGTCCGGCCCGCTTACCGATACTTGGAACGCGCAGTTTCTTTACTCCGGCTACGGCGGCGAGTTGCGTTACTGCGACGCGCTTGGCGGCTGGTTTATTTGGGACGGAACGCGCTGGCAGAAAGATGAAGCGTTCCAAATCATGAAGCTGGCGCAATCGGCTGTGCTGGATATGCGGGGCAAAGCTAAGTCGGCTAACGACAAGGATTTAGCCAAGCACGCCGTGCGATGCGAGGCCGAGTCGCGGCTCAAGGCGATGGTGAACCTTGTCCGGTGTGAAGACGGCATTACGGTAACGCCGGATACTTTTGACGGCGATGTTTACCTGCTTAACTGCCGCAACGGGACGCTGGACTTGCGGACCGGCGAGTTGCGCCCGCACAGCAAGACGGATTATATCACCAGGCGGCTGGAGCTGGACTACAAGCCGGAAGCGCAATGCCCGGAATGGCTCAAGTTTCTTGATAGCGTGTTCCTCGGCGACAAGGAAATTATCGGCTTCATGCAAAAAGCCGTGGGATACTCGCTGTCCGGCTCAATGAAAGAGCAATGCGTGTTCATACTTTACGGCGTGGGCATGAACGGCAAGTCCACGTTCCTCAAGCATATCTACCGGCTGCTGGGCGAATACGCGATGAACACGCCCGCCACTACGCTGATGGAAAAATACGGCGAGTCTATTCCTAACGATGTGGCGCGGCTTAAAGGGGCGCGGTTTGTTACCTCCATAGAATCCGGCAAGGGCCGCGCGCTTGCCGAGGCGCAAATCAAACAGTTGACCGGCGACGACCCGATATCGGCACGGTTCCTGCACCGCGAGTTCTTCGACTTCTTCGCCACGTTCAAAATATTCCTCGCCACGAACCATAAGCCGAATATATCCGGCACAGACAAGGGCATCTGGCGGCGCATCATGACTATCCCGTTTGAGAAAGTCATAACGCCGGAGGAGCGCGATGCCGTGCTGGACGACAAGCTCGCCAAGGAATATGAGGGCATACTGGCGTGGGCGGCGCAGGGATTCAAGCTGTGGCAGAAGGACGGGCTTGGCGAGGTAGCCAAAATCGCGCAGGCGACAAACGAATACCGCGAGGAGTCCGATATCATCGGAAACTTCATCACGGAAAACTGCGTTGTAGCGGAAGGCCAGCAGGTATCCGCCAGTGAAATACTTAAGGCCATACAGCTATGGGCCAAGGACGGGGGAATGCGCTCCATAAAGCGCACTGAGTTCATTGATTACATGCAGAAGCGCGGCTTCAAGCGCGACAGGATTACGGGCGGCAAGACCTGCTGGTTCGGCATAACGCTGAAAGGAAGCGAGCAGGAAACACTGCCTATGGACAATGGCGGCTATGAGCCGGATGCGGACGAAAGGCCGTTTTAA
- a CDS encoding VRR-NUC domain-containing protein, translating into MRLSETRLKQKVLAFLKAEYPRAWVYKAADRWTSGIPDILLCVDGRFMAIELKVGNNQPTRIQKYVLAKIRASGGMATVCRSVEEARNFMKGGDSDGQNRR; encoded by the coding sequence ATGCGCTTATCCGAAACGAGGCTTAAGCAGAAGGTGCTGGCGTTTTTGAAAGCTGAGTATCCCCGCGCGTGGGTCTATAAGGCGGCAGACAGGTGGACCTCCGGCATCCCGGACATTCTGCTGTGCGTGGACGGGCGGTTTATGGCGATAGAGCTTAAGGTCGGCAACAACCAGCCGACAAGGATTCAGAAATACGTGCTGGCAAAAATCCGCGCCTCCGGCGGCATGGCAACAGTCTGCCGGAGCGTGGAGGAAGCCAGAAACTTCATGAAAGGAGGTGATAGCGATGGTCAGAATCGGCGATAA
- a CDS encoding DEAD/DEAH box helicase, translating into MTDIPLYRHQRESVSFAETVGGNCALFHEPGLGKTRTCLEIFRQRRIRHPQLRLLVVCPLSLVNAAWGEDIKRFTGFTSVPFKEMGAAVPDIVIINYEALISKRYLAAIRRLITALPFMCVLDESSRLKNNKSITTKTLLELAPFFQHRIVSSGTPMPNSELELWGQINFLRPEYLNKSFYAFRNTYFHLERNGQRMRLSGQSLSREYMREILSSGWRYAITDENRQRLMERIRPLASWVKKDDALDLPEKIDEIRDVVLSPEERKAYEDMRKYLVAEINGTEITAQVALAKLMKLRQATSGFFYAADGKVAEIGKSSKLRELENVIEELGSQPVIVWVQFHQEVEAVQKMLSEKYGAEQVVTLYADAKDKDDSIWRFKTGQARYLVAHPKSAGHGLTFVNCSVMVFYSLDYSYETHTQSRDRIHRIGQHHSCLYIYLLAKKTIDGHLLKVLQKKQGLQEAVHALIRNEA; encoded by the coding sequence ATGACTGATATTCCTTTATACCGGCATCAGCGCGAGTCGGTTAGCTTCGCGGAAACGGTTGGCGGCAACTGCGCGCTGTTCCACGAGCCGGGCCTTGGCAAGACGCGGACTTGCCTTGAGATATTCCGGCAACGCCGCATCCGCCATCCGCAACTGCGGCTTTTGGTTGTCTGCCCGTTATCGCTGGTCAACGCCGCATGGGGCGAGGATATAAAACGATTCACCGGCTTCACTTCCGTGCCGTTCAAGGAAATGGGCGCGGCGGTGCCGGATATCGTGATTATCAATTATGAGGCATTGATATCCAAGCGGTATCTGGCTGCAATCCGCCGACTGATAACAGCACTACCGTTCATGTGCGTTTTGGACGAAAGCTCGCGGCTTAAAAACAACAAAAGTATCACCACCAAGACATTGCTGGAGCTTGCGCCGTTTTTTCAACACAGGATTGTTTCTTCCGGCACACCTATGCCGAATAGCGAGCTGGAACTATGGGGCCAGATTAATTTTCTGCGCCCGGAATACCTCAACAAGTCCTTCTACGCCTTTCGCAATACCTACTTCCATCTTGAGCGCAACGGGCAAAGAATGCGGCTGTCCGGGCAGAGCCTTAGCCGCGAGTATATGCGCGAAATTCTCAGCTCCGGCTGGCGTTACGCAATCACTGACGAGAACCGCCAGCGGCTTATGGAGCGCATCCGCCCGCTTGCAAGCTGGGTAAAAAAAGACGACGCGCTGGACCTGCCGGAAAAGATTGACGAAATCCGCGACGTGGTTTTATCCCCCGAAGAGCGCAAAGCCTACGAGGACATGCGGAAATATCTGGTCGCCGAAATCAACGGCACGGAAATCACCGCGCAGGTCGCGTTAGCAAAACTTATGAAACTGCGTCAAGCCACCTCCGGCTTTTTCTATGCGGCGGATGGCAAGGTCGCGGAAATCGGCAAATCCAGCAAGCTGCGCGAGCTGGAAAATGTCATTGAGGAGCTTGGCAGCCAGCCGGTCATTGTATGGGTGCAGTTTCACCAAGAGGTGGAAGCCGTCCAGAAAATGCTGTCCGAGAAATACGGCGCGGAGCAAGTCGTCACGCTCTACGCCGATGCAAAGGACAAGGACGACTCCATCTGGCGGTTCAAGACAGGACAGGCGCGGTATCTTGTCGCGCATCCGAAATCGGCTGGGCACGGGCTTACCTTCGTTAATTGTTCTGTCATGGTGTTTTACAGCCTTGATTATTCCTACGAAACCCACACGCAGTCGCGGGACAGAATCCACCGCATAGGCCAGCATCATAGCTGTCTTTACATCTATCTGCTCGCCAAAAAAACCATAGACGGTCATCTGCTGAAAGTTTTGCAGAAAAAGCAGGGATTGCAGGAGGCGGTGCATGCGCTTATCCGAAACGAGGCTTAA
- a CDS encoding ImmA/IrrE family metallo-endopeptidase, which yields MKFYRNAEIERIADEKLQTLSLSLGKPLSAPIPVELMAEKVMGLNLLWEPIQELPGEVILGGLMPEDKLIVLNENRQKLFNEKPGLERFTIGHELGHWELFVGKHSFGSLLPGIDATGPVLHRETGRGLAEIIKALIQTEEGVRAVAERQSRTDPPDEARVVNRFSAALLMPADLLRAEALKIDRTQWRNLYQLAERFGVTITALTVRLKQLDLLSVGEDKKLYGSADEAKGQMTLGL from the coding sequence ATGAAATTTTACCGCAACGCGGAAATAGAACGCATCGCCGACGAAAAGTTACAGACCTTGTCACTGTCGCTAGGCAAACCATTGTCCGCGCCTATTCCCGTTGAACTGATGGCTGAAAAAGTCATGGGGTTGAATCTGCTGTGGGAGCCAATTCAAGAGTTGCCCGGCGAGGTTATATTGGGCGGATTAATGCCCGAAGACAAACTTATCGTGCTGAACGAAAATCGTCAAAAACTTTTTAACGAAAAACCCGGCTTGGAACGATTTACAATCGGCCACGAATTGGGCCATTGGGAGTTATTCGTCGGTAAACACAGTTTTGGGTCCTTATTGCCGGGCATAGATGCCACGGGGCCGGTCCTACATCGGGAAACAGGGCGCGGCCTGGCGGAAATCATAAAGGCTCTTATCCAAACAGAAGAGGGCGTTCGCGCTGTCGCGGAACGGCAATCCCGCACAGACCCGCCAGATGAAGCGCGGGTAGTAAACAGATTCTCGGCTGCGCTGTTAATGCCTGCTGACCTTTTACGCGCCGAAGCGCTCAAAATTGACCGGACACAATGGCGCAATCTCTACCAGTTGGCGGAGCGGTTTGGCGTAACCATCACCGCGCTTACGGTGCGATTGAAACAACTAGACTTGTTGAGCGTCGGAGAAGATAAAAAGCTATATGGCTCTGCCGATGAAGCAAAAGGGCAGATGACCTTAGGCTTGTAG
- a CDS encoding helix-turn-helix transcriptional regulator — protein MSPELTFGRRLQQLRQDKNLSQRDLAKKAEMDFTYLSKIENGKMSPPRTDVIARLAKILEADINELLSLAGEIPQALKEKIGTSEAARQFICRHAPNLSDKEWEKLLESVEKGKAK, from the coding sequence ATGAGCCCTGAATTGACGTTTGGAAGACGATTACAACAACTGCGGCAAGATAAAAATCTTTCGCAACGCGACTTGGCGAAAAAGGCAGAGATGGATTTTACCTATCTAAGCAAGATTGAGAATGGCAAAATGTCGCCGCCGCGCACGGATGTTATCGCGCGTTTGGCTAAGATTTTGGAAGCCGATATTAATGAACTGTTGAGCTTGGCGGGCGAAATCCCGCAGGCATTGAAGGAAAAGATTGGCACGTCCGAAGCCGCGCGGCAGTTTATCTGCCGCCACGCGCCGAACTTGAGCGACAAAGAATGGGAAAAATTGCTTGAGTCTGTAGAGAAAGGAAAAGCAAAATGA
- a CDS encoding recombinase family protein, whose amino-acid sequence MTAEATKTKLIAIYTRKSNDENLGNNVTSLDSQKSCCRSYINIQQANGWQEYPEVFDDAAESGKSLQRPAIKRLLKCIAEGKVDGIIVYKLDRLTRNSKDFHYLLELFEKHNVAFISATESIDTKSPQGRLMTAIMVQFAQYDRELDQERSKDFHLSRAKKGLWCGGLPPLGYDSKDKLLVINEKEAELVRRIVGLYLQHQSTIKVAEELNRLGFRRKTYMTQKGKPYGGQPFDMDSVLRVLQRKVYIGFVRNERTKQEFPGQHTPIIEPAVFEQVQQLLASRNHRGGEVHYAANKYGFLLKGLIRCGECGNAITPYVRPKKGKVYLYYRCLEQNTGQGKKCAFTSIGARKLEEFIVEKLAALGWDRLFLEKVLTKAQKLAKQSIGPFEAEKRQLHEQYQRLEKQIQALLSVVKSGGASKEAAEELSKLEAAKTEITARIAQLEAIIAHRKQAVYDVDAVQGVFKRFALFINRIPVEMKVQIIRLMVEQVIVSNSQIEVRLHELPVGVLEKALDKRVVFGGGRLIGQQGAKTTLNKNCHRSSVAEFGQEWRGWHDANTKNPFASDDTKQHFPYSETPFTPAFSLLCDIQTVHIANGEKLLEETDDAFNLPVNAYSIAKVQIPPSYRTTGYLPAF is encoded by the coding sequence ATGACGGCGGAAGCCACAAAGACAAAATTGATAGCTATTTACACGCGCAAGTCCAACGACGAGAATCTTGGCAATAATGTCACCTCACTGGATTCGCAAAAGTCCTGCTGCCGGAGCTATATCAATATCCAGCAGGCTAACGGCTGGCAGGAGTATCCCGAAGTGTTTGACGATGCGGCGGAATCCGGCAAAAGCCTGCAACGACCCGCGATAAAGCGGCTTTTGAAGTGCATAGCCGAAGGCAAGGTGGACGGCATTATCGTATACAAACTGGACCGGCTGACGCGCAACAGCAAGGATTTCCACTATCTGCTGGAGCTTTTTGAAAAGCACAATGTGGCGTTCATATCGGCGACAGAAAGCATAGACACCAAAAGTCCGCAGGGACGGCTTATGACGGCGATTATGGTGCAATTCGCCCAGTATGACCGCGAGTTGGACCAAGAGCGTTCCAAAGATTTCCATTTATCACGAGCCAAGAAGGGATTATGGTGCGGTGGCTTGCCGCCTTTAGGCTATGACAGCAAAGACAAGCTACTGGTTATCAACGAAAAGGAGGCCGAGCTTGTCCGGCGCATTGTCGGGCTTTATCTGCAACACCAGTCCACCATAAAAGTAGCCGAAGAACTAAACCGGCTAGGTTTCCGGCGCAAGACATACATGACGCAAAAGGGTAAGCCCTATGGCGGACAGCCTTTTGACATGGACAGCGTGTTGCGGGTGCTTCAGCGCAAGGTTTATATAGGCTTTGTCCGCAACGAGCGCACCAAACAAGAGTTCCCCGGACAGCACACGCCGATTATAGAACCTGCGGTATTTGAGCAGGTTCAGCAATTGCTGGCTTCAAGGAACCATCGCGGGGGCGAAGTGCATTATGCCGCCAACAAATACGGCTTCCTGCTTAAAGGGCTGATACGCTGCGGCGAATGCGGCAACGCGATAACGCCGTATGTCCGGCCCAAGAAGGGCAAGGTTTATCTGTATTATCGTTGTCTTGAGCAGAATACCGGACAAGGTAAGAAATGCGCGTTTACGAGCATCGGGGCGCGTAAGCTGGAAGAGTTTATCGTTGAGAAGCTGGCGGCATTGGGCTGGGACAGGCTGTTTCTGGAGAAGGTACTGACCAAGGCGCAGAAGCTGGCGAAGCAGAGCATCGGCCCGTTTGAAGCCGAGAAACGGCAGTTGCACGAACAGTATCAACGACTTGAAAAACAAATTCAGGCCCTTTTAAGCGTTGTTAAGTCCGGCGGCGCGTCAAAAGAAGCGGCGGAGGAGTTGTCGAAGCTGGAAGCCGCAAAAACGGAAATTACCGCCAGAATCGCGCAGTTGGAAGCCATAATTGCCCATCGGAAGCAGGCAGTTTACGATGTGGACGCAGTGCAAGGCGTGTTCAAACGCTTCGCATTATTCATAAACCGGATTCCGGTGGAAATGAAGGTGCAAATTATCCGGCTGATGGTGGAGCAGGTTATCGTATCCAACAGCCAGATTGAGGTGCGGTTGCACGAGCTTCCCGTCGGAGTTTTAGAAAAAGCATTGGATAAGCGGGTAGTATTTGGCGGAGGTCGTCTTATTGGACAACAGGGGGCAAAAACCACTCTAAACAAAAACTGCCACCGAAGTTCGGTAGCAGAATTTGGTCAAGAGTGGCGGGGCTGGCACGACGCAAACACCAAAAATCCATTCGCTTCCGACGACACAAAACAACATTTCCCCTATAGCGAAACGCCATTCACACCTGCATTCAGCCTGCTTTGCGACATCCAAACCGTCCACATCGCCAACGGCGAAAAGCTGCTTGAGGAAACAGACGACGCATTCAATTTGCCAGTAAACGCATACTCCATCGCAAAAGTTCAAATCCCGCCGTCTTACAGAACGACGGGATACCTACCGGCTTTTTGA
- a CDS encoding ORF6N domain-containing protein encodes MKALISLEPVEQRIYLIRGHRVILDFDLAALYDVETKALKRVVRRNISRFPSDFMFQLSSRELQNLRCQIGTSKWGGQRYLPFAFTEQGVAMLSGVINSNRAVQVNIAIMRTFVKLRETLALHKELAKKFQELERKIVHHDEQIQSIFEAIRQLMSPPDKDSKKVIGFQP; translated from the coding sequence ATGAAAGCGCTGATTTCTCTTGAGCCTGTAGAACAGCGGATTTATCTGATTCGCGGGCATAGGGTTATTTTAGATTTTGATTTGGCAGCGCTTTACGACGTGGAAACAAAGGCTCTCAAACGAGTTGTCAGACGGAACATCAGCCGCTTTCCATCAGATTTCATGTTCCAGTTATCCTCTAGGGAATTGCAAAACTTGAGGTGCCAAATTGGCACCTCAAAATGGGGTGGGCAGAGATATTTGCCATTCGCTTTTACCGAACAGGGCGTTGCCATGTTGTCCGGGGTGATCAATAGCAACCGTGCGGTGCAGGTTAATATCGCGATTATGCGAACTTTTGTGAAGCTGCGGGAAACGCTGGCATTGCATAAGGAACTTGCCAAAAAATTTCAGGAACTGGAACGGAAAATTGTTCACCATGACGAGCAAATCCAGTCCATATTTGAAGCCATCAGGCAACTGATGTCGCCTCCCGACAAGGACAGCAAAAAAGTTATCGGATTCCAGCCCTAA